GAGGTCGGCCAACGTGGTTGCGTGGTGTTATGAGGGCTTGGTGACGGGCTAGAGAAAGGCCAGCATGGTCATGGCGACCAAGCAACTATTGTCAGGGGGGTCGCTCCCAACATGGTCACGATGACCAAGCAACTGTTACCAAGGGGGTCGTGGCGACCTACGTGTGATCTTGGTCATGGCGACCTCCATGAGCGGCTGCACGATTTGGGTTATCGCGACCCCAACCtatcacgccccgaaccccgagacacgtgaacaacccgccatggtcatgcaaatgtgacattcccaggtagtgtcgccgaccccaatttactttttaatgcgcaagcggaacgtactaagaaaccccttacaaaatcatacgggataggacagcaggaatatcaactcaaaatcaaacaacatactttcatataatATCAACAATCCAGGGCTTACATACATCAACCGGATCCAGGGCCTatacaccaaaaatgggtcagagtcTATGCACATCAAAAGAGGGTTAGCCTACACAACAAGGATCAGCCCACCAAAAAGAACGGTCCTGTAACTACTAATTGGACTCGTTCGACGATCCCACATCCTCCACGTTTGACGGTGCAGGGTCCGGAGATGATGGGTTGTCCACCCTACCATCGGGGAGGTCAGCCACACCCTCTCCTAGAAGAGCATCCATCACAACCAGGGGAATGTCAAACCGCTGTCAAAGCAGACCAATCCTAAAACCATTGGCCCCAAAACGGAACCAAGCCCTATACCTATGGGGCACCCTAACATCTTGATCTCCCGGATCCACACGGTAGCCCCGATCAACTCATAGACCCAATGGCTCCCAAGATCGGGGGCCCCGCGCACCTGCTCGATGATCCGACCGGGAGGCCATTCTTCTCGGGGGTCCCGCCATCTACGGTCcctgtaatatttttccccaaaccggggatgagactttgtctcagcaagttcatccctcctaaacccttattagaaagtaaatacgccccgaagtagcttagccacaacacatagaagacttacctcgacTTAGCCCTCATCTAcgagttagcacaatttatataattcaaccacgtacaattatgataaccaaccaACCATggtacaatcacatcatcaaaacaattcaaccacttggatcgtctcagcgatcaatcgactcggccgattacatgtcattctagcaaatcaatcattgctctcaatcacggccctactcggcaaaattagaatcagtggcatcacggccccactcggcgcgacctttaacagtgggcaattcacggccccactcggcgcgacctttaacaggtggcaattcacggccccatcgAGCgcaacctctaataggtggcatatcacggccccatcgggcgcgacctctaataggtggcatatcacggccaaCCGCTCCTCAATTTCcacatttaggattttataaagaatcctcataaatcgaaatcacattcaattcgccacaaccaatcatcaatttcaaattctataaGCACAACaatgatcggcacgaaattctgagcaactagggtcaaaataaatttttcgagttttttttttttttttttttttttttttataaaataatattttaatgaatttcgtaataagatatattattaaataatccaacaatttcgaagcatttatttaaatcataaataaactcctttaagtcatatcaatgtttattttaaaaataaacatacttaaccattaaactaaacaccatttaccttaaataatcaccttaatataatccacaactaattaagccaatctatccaactaatctcaatcaacttaagctaagcatacttagggcatcattatctcgctaatcacggattagtgaggtaaactcaccggaattgCTTTCCGACGAGTCTCtggcgaagagcacgacgacgccgacgacaaacctacacggatcaacaccaaatgaggACCAAAAGGGAGCCAAACCGAGCTTAAAAGAAGCTGGTTCTTGCTGGTTTTTCCAGCAACTAACCGAGCTTGAAagggcggcggacggcggcctGGACGGGCGGAGAGACGACGGGGAAAGACCGGCGAAGGAAGCTAGGCTCGGGCGGTGGCTTACGGCgacggacggcggcgacgagcTTCGGCGGACGACGACGAGCGCAGACGGCTTGGAGCTGCGACGGTCGAGGCTTCGCGGTGGAGACGGAGGCAAGGCGGCTCGGCGCACGGAACGCAGCGAGCGTCGCGCACGGACGAGCGGCGACGGTGGACTCCGGTGGCGAGCGACGAACGGCAACGAACGGGCGACGGGGGCGGACGAAGCTCGTGGGTTTATTTGCTTCTCACGCacactttccctctctctcctcccaattcaaaggttgaagatgatggggacaagagggaagtgacatccccacttttggtgagccaattggcttgtgacacttgtcaagctctcctGAATTTGGCCTTCACCATGACATCACCTAACGATGTCATTCTCCACTAACTCAAACCTCCATAACATTTTCCAATAGGTTCACTTtcatttccgccggggtccaagttCTTATACAttcaattacttcaatttccatcaattctcttctaattgattccaaattaaagtccataaattaatccaaggtTCCTAATAGGGTATGTGACATGAccggcttccaacttctaagttcaatcccaatttttacggttgaattcaatccgGTGCGATTTCAGCTCACCTAATccattgagtagcttttggggaaattttcttgcatccaaccggagggtgatcagtccccaagtctgacgcggtaaaattccttaattacttcactcaataaactagttcccttgtgagtggccaactctaagAGACAAACTACATGCACggatgaattgcccgactcaattgactgaaaataaaattgagaaaaatcgggatgtcacacaacCTTCGCAAGGTCACCGCTTAGGTCGCCCGATCCACACGACCCTCGAGGGTCATGTGACCCCAAATTGGCCCTCGTCAGGGTCAAACGATCTTTGTGAGGTATTGCACGACCAAGCGACCATTGTCGGTGGTATCCGAGGGCCACCTGAAGTCTTGCAACCTTAGACGATGGTTGCCTACCCTTCGCCAACCAActagcattttttctttttttaatgatgaaagcctgttataaatataatttctctAAATACTATTTtgcccaaatatttttttttttttatatttcacaaTAGACTTTTAGAttataattttaccaaatacaatTTACACTTTAGAAAACTCTTTTAACTTAAAatcctttgcattttccaaaaaaattctccaaaaatccaaccaaacACATTGActaacttttttctattttttttttaataacaaatgGTGGTTGGTGACGTAAATTGCAACAAACTTCAAATCCAGGGATAAATCGCAATTATGAAAGCAAAAAATTGCCATAGATTGAAGAAACAAATCACTTTTTCTGAAAACAATGTGTGGTTTTCGCTTCATTATTATTTCCtgtatgttttctcttttgggatttaattttttttgccaattccgTTATAGAAATGGACAACGACGTTGGATTCGGTGTGCTCggcttgaaaatgattttaaaagagcgatttcaaaatttaagtacCGGGTTATATGAGAAGCATATTGGGTGGTATTATGTGTGGTGGTCACCATTTAcctacaaaaaataattaatgtatTAGGTATATATGCAGTACGTCAGGgacaattttgcaattttttttaaaacaaacgGTGAATTGGGGACCTAAATTGAAACAAACTTCAAAATCCAGGGACCAATCGCAATTTTGCAAATAATAGATTGAAGAAACCAATCACTTTCTTTCTTCAGACAGAAACCCAAACACGCGAACGTCGTTGTCGCttgattatcattttttttttttttttttttttatctttgggtATTTCATCGTCTCTTTCGTCGTTGATCGGCAGCTGCACCGGAAACCAGCAACGGTCCCCACCTGGAAAACCATGATTATCTGAAGAATCGGGTAATCTTTCGTAACTGAAATTTGGGTCTTCACGTTGGTCTCTGCTGATTTGATTGCCCGGACGAGGGTCGACGACAAAGTCGAGTTTTTGAACTGAGAACAGTTACCATTCCTCGTTTCTTGAATAATCTGAAGATCAGAACTTTCGACTCCCCATTTTGATCTTGAAGTCGTGTGCTCAGCAAATTAAGTGGTGGGTTCTCTTGATATTAACGCAATGGTTGATAAGCTACTGAATTGAAGTTGATTTTTTGGCCTAATTTGATAGACGCCAGTTTCAAGGACTGTTTTTTCTTCTGGGGTGGTATGGGTGGAACTGGGTTGCTTTGGGTTTGGAGGTTTGTCGTGCTTCTTCAGTTGATCAGTGGCGTTCTTGGTTGGGGAAAGGAAGGTCACTATGCAACTTGCAAAATAGCAGAGGTACGTTCACTACTTTCTTTTAGCTATTATGATTCATTATCTTCGATTTCTGGTCCTTTTTATTGATCTGCTTCGGTTGAGTTACTGAATTCATTCGCTATGATCGTAATTTGTCCTTTATAAATTAAGGACTGTCATGATAGCATAAGTTTTAGCATCGATTCGCCTTCTCCAGTCAAAATGTTTTCCCTGCAGACCAGTTAGAAGAGTTGGTTTCTATAGATAAAAGTTGTGTCTTTGGCTGGGTGGTGGGCTACGCTGTGAGGAGGCTTTTAGCTTTCTCCTTGATTAAGTTACTTAATTTTTAATGAGTTTGGTTAAGCCAGTCTGCTTTCGGACTCTAGTTGGTGCATTACACGGATATATCAGTTAATTGAAAACTTTGGAGGTGGCTGCACGGAGAAAGGTAGAGTTTGTGGTTAATAGATTCAGAAATAACTTTTGTGAGGTAAGGAAAATTGCAATAGTGTATGAAAGGGGGTGTTTGGAAGGTAAGTTGTATTTGGATCTGACTTTAATTATCCAAAGATTGCATTAATTTGATATCACATCTGATTGAAGATAAAGGGGCAATTCACTCGGTTAGATGGGAAGAGGTGGGATTGTTGAATGATAATGGGTTCCAATTGCTATaatcatatatttatttaaatcaatGTGCATCAAGTGATGAAATTGGAGTGTCATTggtatttcttttttcagttggaaaataattgattttgactttttgaattcGTAAGGAGTATCTAACTGAAGATGCCAAGGTTGCGGTGAAACGGTTACTTCCTGATTATGCTGGAGGGGATCTTGCATCTCTTTGCTCCTGGCCTGATGAGATTCGTTTCCACTATCACTGGAGTGGTGCTTTGCACTATGTTGACACACCAGATTTCAAGTGTAACTATGAATACTGCAGTGAGTGGTCTACAATTCCTGCATTGTGAATCTTCTTCTCTTAGCCACTATATTTTTTAACAGCGCATGCCATATTGTTCTTGCTTTGAGATAGCATTAAGCTTGCGTTGAACTGATTCTAGTACTCTTTATGCATCTGATGTCGTGCTGCTTTTATATGTGTATCGACAGTGTCATCAATTTTAATGCTCTCCCATCATCTAAGCTATGCTGGATATCGCAAGCAAGTCATTGCTTTTTCTGATTTACCAAATTACGTAAAGCGCATTCATGAGGCGGAGGAGACTGAACTAATTCCAAATCTTGGTGCTTGAGTCTCTAAACTAATTATGCTATTATCTCTTGACATGTAGGACATATGTTTGCTTGTAGTTTCTTATGTGCAGTATTAAGTGATGAATATTAACACTGGTTGCCTTGCTGTTGAAATTTATCTAAGAGCTTAGGTGACAAAAGCCTCATTATATTGTGCAAAGACTCCTCTGTATCACTCTAGAGTCTATGTTAGAGATCAGAATAGGTGAGTTTAAGCTATGCTTAATTGGCCTAATGTACTATACTCCGCATGTCTGTCATTAGGCCTTGCCCACGGTTATTCTGAATAAACGTAGTGCTGAAAAGGGGATAATAATACTCTCTACCTTCTTGTAGGAGATTGCCATGATTCTTCTGGACACAAAGATATGTGTGTTACTGGGGCAATCTACAATTATACAAGGCAACTTGAAGCAGCTGGCAGCTCCTATGCAATAACAAATTGTAAACATCATTTGCTCTAAGGACGCATCAGTACTTGTCGATTACCTCATCCATGTTTTTCCATCTTGGGTTCTCACTCATTTCTGATTATTACAGACAACTTAACAGAGGCGCTTCTTTTCTTATCACATTTTGTTGGAGATGTCCATCAGGTTTGCACTTCTGGAATCTCTTAGCTAAGATGAAGAATGAGATGTTTAATAGCCGTCAGATAGATAGCCTTTGCATATTTCGCATATTTTAATTCTTTCAAGAGTAAATTATTTGGTAGTCATTGAGAAACACCTTGCATGGGCTAGATATACTACTGCAGGGATGGAATTCTTTATTGTGTATGACTCTGTGTTTAGCGAATCCATGGTCCATGTCAACTGTAAACTATGAAAAAATCTCAGGTTAAGTATCTACTTCTGTCTGGCAGCCCCTGCACGTTGGTTTCACTGGAGATTTAGGTGGAAATACCATCATTGTTCGTTGGTACCGGAGGAAGACTAATTTGCACCATGTAAGTGTTTCTTCGGCTGATCAATCCCCATGGCCTATCTAGTCTATTGCCTACAGAGTAATTTGAGAAAATCAAGTGTGCAGACAAGGAGAGATTCTGTCCTCTAAGATAGAAGAAATCAAACTTCTGGAATGCCTTACAATTTGACTACTTTGGAAATTTTATCTTAAGAAGTGTAAATGTTGAAGCCTTTGGATGTTCTATGTTGTTGATCTCTCCTCATCTTTTAACATGTCTTCTGAAGTATGAAGCTTGTGGGAAACTAAGTTGATCTATGCATGATGGAGCACACCTACTAAGTGAAAGTACGGACTTATTCATGTAATGATTATTCTTAGGCAGGATAATGATTTCAATCTGCCTAATGTAATCGAGAGTCATGAGAACTGACTGACCTTATGTTCAAGGGACGAGATCAagttcattttcagatttaCCCAGCTCTTGACTATGCGCCCTTGTAGTTTTCCTGTTTGTCAGCTTTGCGAATTTGCAAGTAGCGACTGCTCTCATCTAGTGGGAAGATCTCATTGTTGTGacaacataaaattaaacaaaaatcctTACATCtggcaaaatgatgtcatttcaGGTGTGGGACACCATGATTATTGATTCTGCATTAAAAACATTTTATCAGTCTGATCTTTCTCAGATGATCCAAGCCATTCAGAGAAATATTACGGTATGCTTTTCCAATTTTAACTGGGATTATTGTATTTTTCAGCACCTTCTGCTTCTCTCGTGAAAATTACAGTGTTGTAGTAACACGTCTTGCTTAAGTAAAGAATATCGTCATTTTCATTAGGCTTATGATGCACCGAGCtccattttgtttctttatctAGGGATtagaaagtaaaaaagtaaatcACAAAGTGCATTTGGAAGCAGATGATGTTGTATCATGGGATGTGACTGATAGAATAAGTCTTATCTAATAATAAAGTGCAGAATATGGCTTCCAGGGGTGTGATCATATAAATATATGGTAGCTGTGTAAACTGAagttttctctgtttctttgtttGATAACGGTAGTAAGTTATAGACCTTTTTATGCCGTTGCACCCTAGAAAAGCCTGATTTTGATCATATTGAGGACACTTTGATAGTCTTATATAGGGTGGAGGGGTAGCGATCTGTCTTTGTAGCTGTTAGAACTTTCTCATTTGTCCAACTAATACTTTGTacctaatttttaaatgatggATACTTTAAAATAATCCAAGTTTACAATTTCTATAGTTTGCTTGCCATTGGTGTAACTTAATTTAGAATTTGGTGAGAGCATGACCCGTCATGCAAAATCATGCATGAACAACTGTTTTATAACTTTGTAACTGTCTTTACCCTTTCTATATATCTTGATGATGTAGGATGGCTGGTCCAATGATGTACCATCTTGGGGAGATTGTGCATCTAACAAAACAGTTTGTCCTGATCCGTAAgtcttctcttttgcttttttgtgtGCCGATCTTAGTCGAATTGATTGTTTCACTGGGACACCATGTCATGCATCACTGCAGAGAGTATTATAACATTTCCAGTCATGCATGTATTCTCCACCTATTATATGAGTGTAGTTTTTACCCTGCAAACAGTATCCCAG
This region of Eucalyptus grandis isolate ANBG69807.140 chromosome 8, ASM1654582v1, whole genome shotgun sequence genomic DNA includes:
- the LOC104441061 gene encoding endonuclease 4, producing the protein MGGTGLLWVWRFVVLLQLISGVLGWGKEGHYATCKIAEEYLTEDAKVAVKRLLPDYAGGDLASLCSWPDEIRFHYHWSGALHYVDTPDFKCNYEYCRDCHDSSGHKDMCVTGAIYNYTRQLEAAGSSYAITNYNLTEALLFLSHFVGDVHQPLHVGFTGDLGGNTIIVRWYRRKTNLHHVWDTMIIDSALKTFYQSDLSQMIQAIQRNITDGWSNDVPSWGDCASNKTVCPDPYASESIKLACKYAYRNATPGSTLTDDYFLSRLPIVEKRIAQAGVRLASILNRVFASPKQAAHK